Sequence from the Argentina anserina chromosome 7, drPotAnse1.1, whole genome shotgun sequence genome:
AAAAGAAGCAAACACTTCTGTGTTTGTCAACTATGGTGAGTTCATATTAGAGAGCAAGTACTGATCCTCGTACATGTAATCATGAGTTTTCCAACACTGGCGTATCACCATGCAACTATCTTTCTACTCTAGAATAGACATCTATGTCAAGTCTCTTCAGATAATTTACACACTTTAACTTTTCAATTGACATCCTCTATTACGCTATTAGTTACTAAATTGTTCAAAATCTCGTAGGTTACATTTTGCTTATTCTAAAAGGAAgcaaatttgccgaccacatttcatttgctcactttgtgCCCACCcttctaaactcatgtcatgtgtcttttctcaactcatatttagataataattgagcaattggacacatgacatgagtttaaaagaGTGGGCACAAGGTGAGCAAATAAAAAGTAGTcggcaaatttgtttccatTCCGAAACCAAGTTTTTCATATCTCGTAGGTTACTAAATTGACCCCTTTGGGGCTTGGGCTAATTAATGCCCTGTAGACCAGCATCTACAGCCGAGTTTTTTATcactattttcaaaaaaaaaaatttaagaaagACAGCCGAGTTATACCAAAAGCCAAAAGGGAATTCAGATTCTGGTCAATGagaaatgtttttctttttccctgAGGTGGGGGAAGAAAAAGTAGTAAGCAATAATTTTGAAAGCAAACTCTCCCCTAGCACAATTCCTTGCAACAAACAATTACTTATGGAATATCATGGTTAATGTTAATTATCTTGCTCTTTCATGATAATAAAGCTAATTTCTCATGTAGCGGCAATTGCTTGGCATGAAAATAGAAGAAAGTGGGTTGGGGATCAACGGCTGCAAAGAATGGCCAAGGATCCAATTATAAGGTATTTTCTCCTCATAACTTTCCTGGATAGCATGGGAGTAGTAAGTCATAATGAAAGAGTTTGCACCTTAAAGTTCAAAAGCAAAGGAAAAGTTGGCATAACTGCCATAATATTTATTCTTTTTGGTTGGAAAAATGAAGCAATTAACACTGTTGTGTCAATTTGAGGAAATTGTACTTATGTTTGAATATCTGTCACTCTGTCAGCTACTTGCACCTGTGACTTGCTGATCTTTAGTTCACAGTTTTTTCAAAAGTGCTTCTTTAGTCGTTTTCATTTGATGTATGTCTATAATAGTTGCTCTGCCATTTACTTTTGTTCAATTGTAGCCGCTATAAGAATGTCTGGAAGATAATTACAAAAACTTTATGTTGCATATTATACCACGATTTTAATGATTGATGATGCAAGTGTAATTgtccaattattttctgttcaaTTGTTCTTACTTCTTGAAGATAATGTGGAAAGTTTATGTTACAGCTGGTCAACAGCCTACGAGGATCTGCTTTCAACCAATGAGAGTTTTCCTGAGCCGATCCCCTTAACTGTAAGTTTGAAACAAAGACAGATCATATAATATTTGTGCAGTTTTCCTATAGAATCATGTGATATTCTTAGGTGTTACTGTTTTCCCTCTTCATTTCCATGTGTTTCAGTCTGAGGATAAGATCCATATGGTATTAATACGACATTGTCCAGCCTTCTTCTTAATAATGTGTATCTGAATAACTAGTATATTGTGCAGGAGATGGTTGACTTTTTAGTTGATATTTGGCATGATGAAGGCCTGTTCGATTAGGCAGTCCAGAGAAGTTTAAAGTTGACTACGAT
This genomic interval carries:
- the LOC126802989 gene encoding uncharacterized protein LOC126802989: METRTGNSCSNKKQSLENSKSASEEKRPAEKEANTSVFVNYAAIAWHENRRKWVGDQRLQRMAKDPIISWSTAYEDLLSTNESFPEPIPLTEMVDFLVDIWHDEGLFD